Proteins from one Mugil cephalus isolate CIBA_MC_2020 chromosome 15, CIBA_Mcephalus_1.1, whole genome shotgun sequence genomic window:
- the elmod1 gene encoding ELMO domain-containing protein 1 isoform X1, translating into MKHFLSVLTQFFVFLYCKCLWRGLKFVARKFTGRCELQRICYNNKHGARRTLKIESSLRYSKNELLQSALSVHPDKVEKTIDNIMALKKINPDTNPQLGISLQASLLQIVGYRSLVAEVEKLRRESYDCENPDHEDMLMKLWKELRPDTPLTGRISRQWCEIGFQGSDPKTDFRGMGLLGLHNLLYFAEHDKATALQMLHDSLQPKHKSTHRTPSEVNKPEWEQKNLDKAIGYSFAIVGINITDLAFSLLESGALKTHLYNVAPEMPSLLHFQQTFCYLMQEFHRFWIEEDPSDIMEFNRVRSKFHRRILRQLKNPDMALCPHFSASDLHLVNL; encoded by the exons CGTTCTGACCCAGTTCTTCGTGTTCCTCTACTGCAAATGTCTGTGGCGGGGCCTGAAGTTCGTCGCCAGGAAGTTCACGGGGCGCTGTGAGCTGCAGCGGATCTGCTACAACAACAAGCACGGAGCACGCAGGACCCTCAAGATAG AGTCGTCTCTGCGGTACTCCAAGAACGAG CTGCTGCAGTCCGCCCTCAGCGTCCATCCTGACAAAGTGGAGAAAACCATCGACAACATCATGGCCCTGAAGAAAATTAACCCTGACACCAACCCACA GCTGGGCATCTCTCTACAGGCCAGCCTGCTGCAGATTGTGGGCTACAGGAGCCTGGTGGCCGAGGTGGAGAAGCTACGCAGGGAGTCGTACGACTGTGAAAACCCCGATCACGAGGACATGCTGATGAAG ctGTGGAAGGAGCTGCGTCCTGACACGCCTCTCACCGGCCGCATCTCTAGACAGTGGTGTGAGATCGGTTTCCAGGGCAGCGACCCCAAGACTGATTTCAGGGGCATGGGCCTGCTGGGTCTGCACAACCTGCT GTATTTTGCGGAACACGACAAGGCCACGGCTCTGCAGATGCTCCACGACTCTCTGCAGCCAAAGCACAA GAGCACACACAGAACGCCAAG TGAGGTAAACAAGCCCGAATGGGAACAGAAGAACCTTGATAAAGCTATCGG TTATTCTTTTGCCATCGTGGGCATCAACATCACAGACTTGGCCTTCTCTCTGCTGGAGAGCGGAGCGCTGAAGACCCACCTGTACAACGTGGCCCCAGAGATGCCCAGCCTGCTGCACTTCCAGCAGACCTTCT GTTACCTGATGCAGGAATTCCACCGCTTCTGGATCGAGGAGGATCCCAGCGACATCATGGAGTTCAACCGGGTCCGCTCCAAGTTCCACCGGAGGATCCTGCGGCAGCTGAAGAACCCGGACATGGCCCTGTGCCCCCACTTCTCCGCCTCCGACCTCCACCTGGTCAACCTCTAA
- the elmod1 gene encoding ELMO domain-containing protein 1 isoform X2 — protein MKHFLSVLTQFFVFLYCKCLWRGLKFVARKFTGRCELQRICYNNKHGARRTLKIESSLRYSKNELLQSALSVHPDKVEKTIDNIMALKKINPDTNPQLGISLQASLLQIVGYRSLVAEVEKLRRESYDCENPDHEDMLMKLWKELRPDTPLTGRISRQWCEIGFQGSDPKTDFRGMGLLGLHNLLYFAEHDKATALQMLHDSLQPKHNEVNKPEWEQKNLDKAIGYSFAIVGINITDLAFSLLESGALKTHLYNVAPEMPSLLHFQQTFCYLMQEFHRFWIEEDPSDIMEFNRVRSKFHRRILRQLKNPDMALCPHFSASDLHLVNL, from the exons CGTTCTGACCCAGTTCTTCGTGTTCCTCTACTGCAAATGTCTGTGGCGGGGCCTGAAGTTCGTCGCCAGGAAGTTCACGGGGCGCTGTGAGCTGCAGCGGATCTGCTACAACAACAAGCACGGAGCACGCAGGACCCTCAAGATAG AGTCGTCTCTGCGGTACTCCAAGAACGAG CTGCTGCAGTCCGCCCTCAGCGTCCATCCTGACAAAGTGGAGAAAACCATCGACAACATCATGGCCCTGAAGAAAATTAACCCTGACACCAACCCACA GCTGGGCATCTCTCTACAGGCCAGCCTGCTGCAGATTGTGGGCTACAGGAGCCTGGTGGCCGAGGTGGAGAAGCTACGCAGGGAGTCGTACGACTGTGAAAACCCCGATCACGAGGACATGCTGATGAAG ctGTGGAAGGAGCTGCGTCCTGACACGCCTCTCACCGGCCGCATCTCTAGACAGTGGTGTGAGATCGGTTTCCAGGGCAGCGACCCCAAGACTGATTTCAGGGGCATGGGCCTGCTGGGTCTGCACAACCTGCT GTATTTTGCGGAACACGACAAGGCCACGGCTCTGCAGATGCTCCACGACTCTCTGCAGCCAAAGCACAA TGAGGTAAACAAGCCCGAATGGGAACAGAAGAACCTTGATAAAGCTATCGG TTATTCTTTTGCCATCGTGGGCATCAACATCACAGACTTGGCCTTCTCTCTGCTGGAGAGCGGAGCGCTGAAGACCCACCTGTACAACGTGGCCCCAGAGATGCCCAGCCTGCTGCACTTCCAGCAGACCTTCT GTTACCTGATGCAGGAATTCCACCGCTTCTGGATCGAGGAGGATCCCAGCGACATCATGGAGTTCAACCGGGTCCGCTCCAAGTTCCACCGGAGGATCCTGCGGCAGCTGAAGAACCCGGACATGGCCCTGTGCCCCCACTTCTCCGCCTCCGACCTCCACCTGGTCAACCTCTAA